Proteins from a genomic interval of Beijerinckia indica subsp. indica ATCC 9039:
- a CDS encoding YifB family Mg chelatase-like AAA ATPase: MVVRIATVAFEGIEARPVDVQVQIANGNVVFAVVGLGDKAVAESRERVRAALNASGLALPAKRITVNLAPADLPKEGSHYDLPIALGIMAAIGALPADALADYTILGELALDGTITPVAGVLAAALAANARGHGLICPRECGPEAAWAARDLPIIAPTSLIQLVNHCKGTQVLQRPFAALRKEPSDQPDLREIKGQETAKRALEIAAAGGHNLLFNGPPGAGKSMLAARLPSILPPLNPRELLEVSLIHSVAGDLAGGTLTDRRPFRAPHHSASMAALVGGGVRARPGEVALAHHGVLFLDELPEFQASVLDSLRQPIETGEVAIARANHRITYPARFQLIAAMNPCRCGHAMDPGFACARQPNARCMAQYQAKLSGPLLDRIDLHVEVAAVAAADLLLPAPAEGSAEVAARVAEARAIQRRRYDALDLPQIGSNAAAPAKIIEQVASLDSGGLSLLREASDRLHLSARGFHRVLKLARTIADLKGGGSVTAAHLAEALSYRGDLAQRRTAA; encoded by the coding sequence ATGGTCGTCCGTATCGCCACCGTTGCCTTTGAGGGCATCGAGGCCCGTCCGGTCGATGTGCAGGTGCAGATCGCCAATGGCAATGTCGTTTTTGCCGTCGTGGGCCTCGGTGACAAGGCCGTGGCGGAATCGCGTGAGCGGGTGCGCGCGGCCTTGAATGCGTCGGGTTTGGCCCTGCCGGCCAAGCGCATCACCGTCAATCTGGCGCCCGCCGATCTTCCCAAGGAAGGCAGTCATTACGATCTGCCCATCGCGCTCGGCATTATGGCGGCGATCGGTGCCTTGCCGGCTGACGCGCTGGCCGATTACACGATTCTTGGCGAACTCGCGCTCGATGGCACGATTACGCCCGTCGCGGGTGTTCTGGCTGCGGCGCTTGCCGCCAATGCGCGGGGCCATGGGTTGATTTGCCCGCGTGAGTGCGGTCCCGAAGCCGCGTGGGCGGCCCGGGATCTACCGATCATCGCCCCGACATCGTTGATCCAGCTCGTCAATCATTGCAAGGGCACGCAAGTCTTGCAGCGGCCCTTCGCTGCCTTGCGCAAGGAGCCCAGCGACCAGCCCGATTTGCGTGAGATCAAGGGACAGGAAACCGCCAAGCGCGCGCTCGAAATTGCCGCCGCCGGTGGTCATAATCTCTTGTTCAATGGACCCCCCGGAGCCGGCAAATCCATGTTGGCGGCGCGTCTGCCTTCGATTTTGCCGCCCTTGAATCCGCGTGAATTATTGGAAGTCTCGCTCATTCATTCCGTGGCGGGCGATCTTGCTGGCGGTACGCTCACGGATCGGCGTCCATTCCGTGCTCCGCATCATTCGGCCTCGATGGCCGCGCTCGTTGGTGGCGGTGTCCGAGCACGCCCTGGCGAGGTCGCTCTCGCTCATCACGGCGTTCTGTTCCTGGATGAATTGCCGGAATTCCAGGCTTCGGTACTCGACAGCCTGCGGCAGCCGATTGAAACGGGCGAAGTCGCCATTGCGCGCGCTAATCACCGCATCACTTATCCGGCGCGCTTCCAGCTTATCGCCGCGATGAATCCTTGCCGCTGCGGCCATGCGATGGATCCGGGTTTTGCCTGCGCGCGGCAGCCCAATGCCCGCTGCATGGCGCAATATCAGGCGAAACTTTCAGGTCCTTTGCTCGATCGCATTGATCTGCATGTGGAAGTGGCCGCCGTCGCGGCCGCCGATCTGCTCTTGCCGGCCCCGGCGGAGGGATCTGCCGAAGTGGCGGCGCGGGTCGCCGAGGCGCGGGCCATCCAGCGGCGCCGTTATGACGCGCTCGATCTGCCGCAGATCGGTTCCAATGCGGCGGCTCCGGCAAAGATCATCGAACAGGTCGCCTCCCTCGATTCCGGCGGCCTGTCCCTGTTGCGGGAGGCTTCGGACCGATTGCATCTTTCTGCGCGCGGCTTTCATCGCGTCTTGAAGCTCGCCCGGACCATTGCCGATCTCAAAGGCGGCGGCTCGGTCACCGCCGCGCATCTTGCCGAGGCGCTCTCCTATCGCGGCGATCTTGCGCAGCGCCGCACTGCGGCTTAA
- a CDS encoding LptA/OstA family protein, which yields MSPIALLRHAWWRPALIGLFFLQMGLSPTSLAAKPPVAAKPAAPAPADPSAGRVLPGGNGHQPVNIEATKLDYFDKEQKLIYTGNVVATQGETILKTSTLIIYLVPKGSTANSAGGTGSDQVRRMEAPNAVVMISKDQVGTGDSGVYEKAENKVTLNGNVTLTQGPNVTKGDKLVYDLHTSQAVVIGHVRSLFLPSDSKSAEAPAKPAAPKP from the coding sequence ATGAGCCCTATCGCCCTTCTGCGACACGCTTGGTGGCGCCCTGCCCTCATCGGATTATTTTTCCTGCAAATGGGTCTGTCACCGACAAGCCTTGCCGCCAAGCCTCCGGTCGCGGCCAAGCCTGCCGCACCAGCGCCCGCCGATCCTTCCGCGGGACGCGTTCTGCCCGGCGGCAATGGCCACCAACCTGTCAATATCGAGGCGACCAAGCTCGATTATTTCGATAAGGAACAAAAGCTCATCTATACGGGCAATGTGGTCGCGACCCAGGGTGAAACCATCCTCAAAACCTCGACGCTCATCATTTATCTGGTGCCGAAGGGGAGCACGGCTAATAGCGCCGGCGGCACCGGCTCAGACCAAGTCCGACGCATGGAAGCACCGAATGCCGTCGTCATGATCTCGAAGGATCAGGTGGGCACCGGCGACAGCGGCGTTTATGAAAAGGCCGAAAACAAGGTCACGCTCAATGGCAATGTCACGCTGACACAGGGGCCCAATGTCACCAAGGGCGACAAGCTCGTCTATGACCTGCACACCAGCCAGGCGGTGGTCATTGGCCATGTCAGGAGTTTGTTCCTCCCCAGTGACAGCAAGTCTGCCGAAGCTCCCGCTAAGCCCGCGGCGCCAAAACCCTGA
- a CDS encoding FAD-dependent oxidoreductase yields the protein MPSNEQENAAVNTQKTCAKPLFIDLTHPVKLETIPENQIVEACLGEQSAILIREGTTLSILSGKCTHAGGPLAEGLLMEGHIRCPWHHACFDAHTGEALAAPAFDPLERWAARIEDGMVFVDHKDSTPTHALQAAAPSDPFVIVGGGAAGFAAAEALYHEGFVGQVVLISREAAGPYDRTMLSKDYLGGKLGEDQLPLHSQAFGQGSGKSAGRIDLGTEVERIDRGRHCVVFADGQELRYAKLLLATGAEPRAPTFPGYNLPHVHVLRSLADCRSLIEHAAHARHVVVLGASFIGLEAAASLRERGLEVDIVAHSEQPMEKTLGAQLGETLRALHENHGNRFHLGRTILSVEPDRVLLDDGTVLPADLVLVGIGVEPRLDLAKASGLVVENGVLVDEFLATSDPDIYAAGDIAAWPDPHSGRRIRVEHWDVAERQGQIAAKNMLGLATPFTDVPFFWTRQFDFSLSYIGHAPHWDRIEIDGDPSAGDGTLRYIDHGQVIAAAMIGRDAECLRERERMEHILAA from the coding sequence ATGCCGTCCAACGAGCAAGAAAATGCGGCAGTAAACACTCAAAAAACATGTGCCAAACCGCTGTTCATTGATCTGACGCATCCTGTCAAACTCGAAACGATCCCCGAAAACCAGATTGTCGAAGCCTGTCTTGGCGAGCAAAGCGCGATCCTGATCCGCGAGGGGACGACGCTTTCGATCCTGAGCGGCAAATGCACCCATGCTGGCGGCCCGCTCGCCGAAGGGCTTTTAATGGAGGGGCATATACGCTGCCCTTGGCATCATGCCTGTTTCGATGCGCATACGGGCGAAGCTTTGGCCGCGCCCGCCTTTGATCCGCTCGAGCGCTGGGCCGCGCGGATTGAGGACGGCATGGTGTTCGTCGATCACAAAGACAGTACCCCGACCCATGCCTTGCAAGCGGCGGCACCAAGCGATCCCTTCGTGATCGTCGGCGGTGGTGCGGCAGGATTTGCGGCAGCCGAGGCGCTTTACCATGAGGGCTTTGTCGGTCAGGTCGTGCTGATCTCACGCGAGGCCGCGGGTCCCTATGACCGCACGATGCTGAGCAAGGATTATCTGGGCGGCAAGCTCGGCGAGGATCAATTGCCCTTGCATAGCCAGGCTTTCGGTCAGGGCTCCGGCAAATCCGCTGGCCGGATCGATCTCGGCACCGAGGTCGAGCGGATTGATCGCGGCCGCCATTGCGTGGTCTTCGCCGATGGCCAGGAATTGCGTTATGCCAAGCTGCTCTTGGCCACTGGCGCCGAGCCACGCGCGCCGACCTTCCCGGGCTATAACCTGCCGCATGTCCATGTCCTGCGTTCGCTTGCCGATTGCCGATCCTTGATCGAGCATGCGGCCCATGCGCGTCATGTGGTTGTTTTGGGCGCGAGTTTCATCGGGCTCGAGGCGGCGGCGAGTTTGCGGGAACGCGGGCTGGAGGTCGATATCGTCGCCCATAGCGAACAGCCGATGGAGAAAACCCTTGGTGCTCAATTGGGGGAGACTCTGCGGGCCCTGCATGAGAATCACGGCAATCGCTTTCATCTCGGCCGTACCATTCTCTCGGTAGAACCAGACCGTGTCCTGCTCGATGACGGCACGGTGCTTCCGGCCGATCTGGTTCTTGTCGGGATCGGGGTGGAGCCGCGGCTCGATCTCGCCAAGGCGTCGGGGCTCGTCGTCGAAAATGGTGTGCTGGTCGATGAATTTCTGGCGACGAGCGATCCCGATATTTATGCCGCCGGGGATATCGCGGCCTGGCCTGATCCGCATAGCGGCCGGCGTATTCGTGTCGAACATTGGGATGTCGCTGAAAGACAGGGGCAAATCGCGGCAAAGAACATGCTGGGGCTCGCGACACCCTTCACGGATGTGCCGTTCTTCTGGACACGCCAGTTCGACTTTTCACTGAGCTATATCGGCCATGCTCCGCATTGGGACAGAATCGAGATCGACGGTGATCCATCGGCGGGCGATGGCACTTTGCGCTATATCGACCATGGCCAGGTCATTGCCGCGGCCATGATCGGGCGTGACGCGGAATGTCTGCGTGAACGCGAGCGCATGGAACACATTCTCGCGGCGTGA
- a CDS encoding ribonuclease D, with the protein MAIHLHKGDLPENVSFGRSVAVDTETLGLLPHRDRLCLVQLSGGDGQAHLVQIKPGQTHAPHLERLLIDPNVTKLFHYARFDIAVLYKTFGTMTTPLYCTKIASKLTRTYTDRHGLKDLARELLGVDLSKQQQSSDWGADTLSDAQLTYAASDVLHLHALRTKLDGMLEREHRTELAQACFDFLPTRAKLDLAGWAETDIFSHA; encoded by the coding sequence ATGGCCATTCATCTTCACAAGGGCGATCTTCCGGAAAACGTATCTTTCGGTAGAAGTGTCGCCGTCGATACCGAAACCCTCGGGCTTCTGCCGCATCGCGACCGGCTCTGCCTCGTGCAGCTTTCGGGCGGAGATGGCCAGGCCCATCTGGTGCAGATCAAGCCCGGCCAGACGCACGCGCCCCATCTCGAACGCCTGCTGATCGATCCCAATGTGACCAAATTGTTCCATTACGCGCGTTTCGACATAGCGGTTCTCTATAAAACCTTCGGAACCATGACAACGCCGCTTTATTGTACCAAGATCGCCTCGAAGCTCACGCGGACCTATACTGACCGCCATGGCCTCAAGGATCTTGCACGGGAACTTTTGGGTGTCGATCTCTCGAAACAGCAGCAATCCTCGGATTGGGGCGCCGACACATTATCGGACGCGCAACTGACCTATGCCGCTTCGGACGTCCTGCACCTACACGCCTTGCGCACCAAGCTGGATGGCATGCTGGAGCGCGAGCATCGCACCGAATTGGCGCAAGCCTGTTTCGACTTCCTGCCGACTCGCGCCAAGCTCGATCTCGCTGGCTGGGCGGAAACCGACATTTTCTCACATGCCTGA
- the lptB gene encoding LPS export ABC transporter ATP-binding protein gives MKSSYSFRRFGQWITTLKAPGSSRTVEAAAAGYGGEWLMEEEPAPDLFEPVIDTPNLVTSTLSEHANPETSEGVLAASHLRKFYKTRRVVEDVSLHVRRGEAVGLLGPNGAGKTTVFYMITGLIRPDQGNIFLDGHDVTPLPMYRRARLGVGYLPQEASIFRGLSVEDNIRAVLEISQPDKHKRAEELESLLDEFDIKRLRKSPSIALSGGERRRCEIARALAGKPAFMLLDEPFAGVDPIAVNDIKVLVRHLTQRGIGVLITDHAVRETLGLIDRAYIIHSGHVLTDGTPDEIVAHEDVRRFYLGADFRL, from the coding sequence ATGAAATCCTCCTATTCTTTCAGACGATTCGGCCAATGGATCACCACCCTCAAGGCACCGGGCAGCAGCCGCACGGTGGAAGCCGCAGCGGCCGGTTATGGCGGTGAATGGCTCATGGAGGAAGAACCAGCCCCGGATCTGTTCGAGCCCGTGATCGACACGCCCAACCTTGTGACCAGCACCCTCTCGGAACACGCGAACCCCGAGACCAGCGAGGGGGTCCTGGCCGCCTCGCATCTGCGCAAATTCTACAAAACCCGGCGGGTCGTGGAGGATGTGAGCCTGCACGTCCGGCGCGGTGAAGCGGTCGGTCTGCTCGGCCCCAATGGCGCCGGCAAGACCACAGTTTTTTATATGATCACCGGTCTGATCCGGCCCGATCAAGGCAATATCTTCCTCGATGGCCATGATGTCACGCCATTGCCCATGTATCGGCGCGCCAGGCTGGGGGTTGGCTATCTGCCGCAGGAAGCCTCGATTTTCCGGGGGCTCAGCGTCGAGGACAATATCCGCGCCGTTCTCGAAATCTCGCAGCCCGACAAACACAAACGCGCCGAGGAACTCGAATCCCTCCTCGATGAATTTGACATCAAAAGGCTGCGTAAATCACCCTCCATCGCCCTTTCGGGCGGCGAGCGGCGGCGTTGCGAAATCGCCCGCGCCCTCGCCGGCAAGCCAGCCTTCATGCTGCTCGATGAACCTTTCGCGGGCGTCGATCCGATCGCGGTGAATGACATCAAGGTGCTGGTGCGGCATCTGACCCAACGCGGCATTGGCGTGCTCATTACCGATCATGCCGTGCGCGAGACATTGGGCCTCATCGACCGCGCCTATATCATCCATTCCGGCCATGTCCTGACCGACGGCACGCCCGACGAGATCGTGGCGCATGAGGATGTGCGCCGTTTCTATCTCGGCGCCGATTTCCGGCTGTAA
- the rpoN gene encoding RNA polymerase factor sigma-54: MALSTKLVMRQGQSLVMTPQLLQAIKLLQFSNLELAAFVEDELERNPLLERAEEAHEPYEPMLSTAYEAKDGHDFGDPEGHAFNESSEADWNSESFATDRGSMEASLGTELSNTFDDDRAPTPGDHHDAGLDGYGLEGAGLSATSWSGTSGLNGDGEATNLEAYVAAEATLKDHLAGQLAIATSDPVDRLIGNALIDSLDEVGYLTDPVEDIAQRLGTSVQRVERMLGVVQTFDPSGVGARNLSECLAIQLRERDRLDPAMQALLNHLGLLAKRDFAALRKICQVDEEDILDMLNEIRRLDPKPGRAFGSSSIQPVVPDVIVRPLPDGSWHVELNADVLPRILVNHTYAARVSKVKAKEADKAFMSNCLQTANWLTKSLEQRARTILKVSSEIVRQQDAFFAKGVEHLRPLNLKTIADAIGMHESTVSRVTSNKYMTTPRGLFELKYFFTASINAHNGGEAHSAESVRFRIKQMIDQESAKDILSDDAIVARLKEANIDIARRTVAKYRDSLKIPSSVERRREKAL; the protein is encoded by the coding sequence ATGGCGCTTTCAACCAAACTCGTCATGCGTCAGGGACAGTCCCTGGTGATGACGCCGCAGCTTTTGCAGGCCATCAAGCTGCTCCAATTTTCCAATCTGGAACTGGCTGCCTTCGTCGAGGACGAACTCGAACGCAATCCCCTCCTCGAACGGGCGGAGGAAGCGCACGAGCCCTACGAGCCCATGCTTTCCACCGCTTATGAGGCAAAGGATGGCCATGATTTCGGCGATCCGGAAGGCCATGCCTTCAACGAATCGAGCGAGGCCGACTGGAATTCCGAGTCTTTTGCCACCGATCGCGGCTCCATGGAAGCAAGCCTCGGCACCGAATTGTCCAACACCTTCGATGATGACCGCGCGCCGACCCCCGGCGACCATCATGACGCCGGCCTCGACGGTTATGGTCTTGAGGGAGCCGGTCTTTCCGCCACGTCCTGGTCAGGCACATCCGGCCTCAATGGCGATGGCGAGGCGACCAATCTTGAAGCCTATGTCGCCGCCGAAGCGACGCTCAAGGATCATCTGGCCGGCCAATTGGCCATCGCGACCTCCGATCCGGTCGACCGGCTGATCGGCAATGCCTTGATCGATTCACTCGATGAAGTCGGCTATCTCACCGATCCCGTCGAGGATATTGCCCAGCGCCTCGGCACCTCCGTGCAACGGGTCGAACGCATGCTCGGTGTCGTTCAGACCTTCGATCCCTCGGGGGTCGGCGCCCGCAACCTTTCCGAATGCCTTGCCATTCAATTGCGCGAGCGCGACCGCCTCGATCCGGCCATGCAGGCGTTGCTCAATCATCTCGGGCTTCTCGCCAAGCGCGATTTTGCGGCCCTCCGCAAGATTTGTCAGGTCGATGAAGAAGATATTCTCGACATGCTGAACGAGATCCGGCGGCTCGATCCGAAACCCGGCCGTGCCTTTGGTTCAAGTTCGATCCAGCCGGTTGTTCCCGATGTCATCGTGCGGCCACTCCCGGATGGCTCCTGGCATGTCGAGCTCAATGCCGATGTCCTGCCGCGCATTCTCGTCAACCACACTTATGCGGCGCGCGTTTCCAAGGTCAAAGCCAAGGAAGCCGACAAGGCGTTCATGTCGAATTGCCTGCAAACCGCTAATTGGCTGACGAAGAGCCTCGAACAGCGCGCCCGCACCATTCTGAAGGTTTCGAGCGAAATCGTCCGGCAGCAGGATGCCTTTTTCGCCAAGGGCGTTGAACATTTGCGGCCTTTGAACCTCAAAACCATCGCGGATGCGATCGGCATGCACGAATCGACCGTCTCGCGCGTGACCTCCAACAAATATATGACCACGCCGCGTGGTCTGTTCGAACTCAAATATTTCTTCACCGCCTCGATCAACGCTCATAATGGCGGAGAAGCCCATTCAGCCGAATCCGTGCGCTTCCGCATCAAGCAGATGATCGATCAAGAAAGCGCCAAGGACATTCTCTCCGACGATGCGATCGTCGCGCGGCTGAAGGAAGCCAATATCGACATCGCCCGGCGCACCGTGGCCAAATATCGCGACAGCCTCAAAATTCCATCCTCTGTCGAAAGGCGCCGTGAGAAGGCGTTGTAA
- the metX gene encoding homoserine O-acetyltransferase MetX — protein MDARVTVAQTTKAASQREADEPHSLVVRFGLDQPLAMDAGVSLAPLTIAYQTYGTLNADKSNAILVCHALTGDQHVASDHPITKKPGWWWIMVGPGRPIDTNRYFVISTNVVGGCMGTTGPASLNPATGRPYGLDLPLVTIRDMVNAQAMLIDHLGIETLFCVAGGSMGGMQVLQWAASFPSRVFAALPIATAAKHSSQNIAFHEVGRQAIMADPNWCQGRYLEEGVFPTKGLSVARMAAHITYMSDEALQSKFGRKLQGREAPTFSFDADFQIENYLRHQGTSFVDRFDANSYLYVTRACDYFDLAADYGGSLALAFKGTKTRFCVVSFQSDWLYTTAASRAIVHALNAGGASVSFVDIETDRGHDAFLLNEPEFIATTRGFLDAAARARGLPPAKGSSRTESPEEETL, from the coding sequence ATGGATGCAAGGGTGACTGTGGCCCAGACCACCAAAGCGGCCAGTCAGCGCGAGGCCGACGAGCCGCATAGTCTCGTTGTCCGGTTCGGACTGGACCAACCGCTCGCCATGGATGCGGGCGTGAGCCTTGCGCCTTTGACCATCGCCTATCAGACTTATGGCACGCTGAACGCCGACAAATCCAACGCCATTTTGGTCTGCCATGCGCTGACCGGCGATCAGCATGTGGCGAGCGACCATCCGATCACCAAGAAACCCGGCTGGTGGTGGATCATGGTCGGACCCGGCCGGCCGATCGATACCAATCGCTATTTCGTGATTTCCACCAATGTCGTCGGCGGCTGCATGGGCACGACTGGCCCGGCCTCGCTCAATCCCGCGACGGGGCGTCCTTACGGCCTCGACCTGCCGCTCGTGACCATCCGCGACATGGTCAATGCGCAGGCCATGCTGATCGATCATCTTGGCATAGAGACTTTATTTTGCGTGGCCGGCGGTTCGATGGGCGGCATGCAGGTGCTGCAATGGGCGGCAAGTTTCCCGTCCCGCGTCTTCGCCGCCTTGCCGATCGCCACCGCGGCTAAACATTCCTCGCAGAATATCGCCTTTCACGAAGTCGGCAGGCAGGCGATCATGGCCGACCCCAATTGGTGTCAGGGCCGCTATCTGGAAGAGGGCGTGTTTCCGACCAAAGGGCTTTCCGTGGCCCGGATGGCGGCGCATATCACTTATATGTCGGATGAGGCTCTGCAGAGCAAATTCGGCCGCAAGCTCCAAGGACGCGAGGCGCCGACCTTTTCCTTCGACGCGGATTTCCAGATCGAGAATTACCTGCGCCACCAGGGCACGAGCTTCGTCGATCGGTTCGACGCCAATTCCTATCTCTATGTGACGCGTGCCTGCGATTATTTCGATCTTGCCGCCGATTACGGCGGATCGCTGGCTTTGGCCTTCAAGGGCACGAAAACAAGGTTTTGCGTCGTTTCCTTCCAGTCCGACTGGCTCTATACGACCGCCGCCTCGCGCGCCATCGTCCATGCACTCAATGCCGGTGGCGCCTCGGTGTCCTTCGTCGATATTGAGACCGATCGCGGCCATGACGCCTTTTTGCTGAACGAGCCGGAATTCATCGCGACCACGCGCGGATTTCTCGACGCAGCGGCTCGTGCCCGCGGCCTACCGCCGGCCAAAGGCTCGTCCAGGACAGAGTCGCCAGAAGAGGAAACGCTCTAG
- the lptC gene encoding LPS export ABC transporter periplasmic protein LptC, translated as MSDSDGRSAWLRPASSGAKGKGPQSQQKLVYGDFAAANRHTSRVRWLRRAFIIVPVVIGLGIFVMTVFDPFRHFPGNISIGRVDIEGSKITVETPNITGLQTNGQPFAIRAAKAVQNIVQPNIVTLTDVNSDLGMEDKSNAHITAETGVYDSKIDRVQLTGKVRIKNIGRYDMRMQRSEIYMKPGILDGWDKVEVLIEDGIIKADSMHLEDNGHHITFAGNVFSHFDSEAPAEAPQAGGQP; from the coding sequence ATGAGCGATTCCGATGGCCGCTCCGCATGGCTCCGCCCCGCCTCTTCAGGGGCAAAGGGCAAGGGGCCACAAAGTCAGCAAAAACTGGTTTACGGCGATTTCGCCGCGGCCAATCGGCATACATCGCGGGTGCGCTGGCTCCGCCGCGCCTTCATCATCGTACCGGTCGTCATCGGCCTCGGCATTTTCGTCATGACGGTTTTCGACCCGTTCCGCCACTTTCCGGGTAATATTTCAATCGGCCGCGTCGATATTGAAGGCAGCAAGATCACGGTCGAAACGCCCAATATCACGGGCCTGCAGACCAATGGGCAACCCTTCGCCATCCGCGCCGCGAAAGCGGTTCAGAATATCGTTCAGCCGAATATCGTCACGTTGACGGATGTAAATAGCGATCTCGGCATGGAAGATAAATCGAATGCTCACATTACTGCCGAAACTGGTGTTTACGATAGCAAAATCGATCGCGTTCAGCTCACCGGCAAGGTCCGTATCAAGAATATAGGCCGCTACGACATGCGGATGCAGCGCTCCGAAATCTATATGAAACCTGGAATCCTCGATGGCTGGGACAAGGTCGAAGTGTTGATCGAGGACGGAATCATCAAGGCCGATAGCATGCACCTGGAAGATAATGGCCATCATATTACCTTCGCCGGAAACGTGTTCTCGCATTTCGACAGCGAGGCCCCGGCGGAGGCTCCCCAAGCGGGAGGTCAGCCATGA
- the metW gene encoding methionine biosynthesis protein MetW, which translates to MAEGQNSRKRRAAFPAPRVDELLIADMVEPRSRVLDVGCGDGTLLHLLSEDRGVDARGIELSQRGVNDCVAKGLSVIQGDADTDLEGYPDDAFDYVILSQTLQATRRPRQVLEHMLRIGRHAIVSFPNFGHWRIRAQLALLGHMPITHNLQAPWYDTPNIHFCTISDFLALAQTIDARIERGIALGRFGTPLRFSEPWIWNLFGEQGVFRLTRKE; encoded by the coding sequence ATGGCGGAAGGCCAAAATTCCAGGAAGCGCCGCGCGGCCTTTCCCGCCCCACGCGTCGATGAATTGCTGATTGCCGATATGGTCGAGCCCCGTAGCCGCGTGCTCGATGTCGGCTGCGGCGATGGGACCTTGCTGCATCTGTTGAGCGAGGACCGTGGTGTCGATGCGCGCGGCATCGAACTCTCGCAGCGCGGCGTCAATGATTGCGTGGCCAAGGGCCTCTCGGTGATTCAGGGCGATGCCGATACCGATCTCGAAGGCTATCCAGATGACGCCTTCGATTATGTGATTCTTTCGCAGACTTTGCAGGCGACACGGCGGCCGCGCCAGGTTTTGGAACATATGCTGCGCATCGGCCGCCATGCGATCGTGTCCTTTCCCAATTTCGGTCATTGGCGGATCAGGGCGCAGCTCGCTTTGCTCGGCCATATGCCGATCACGCATAATCTTCAGGCGCCCTGGTACGACACGCCGAACATCCATTTCTGCACGATCAGTGATTTTTTAGCGCTCGCGCAGACAATCGATGCGCGAATCGAGCGGGGCATAGCGCTCGGGCGTTTCGGCACGCCCTTGCGTTTCAGTGAACCCTGGATCTGGAATCTATTCGGTGAGCAGGGCGTGTTCCGGCTGACGCGGAAGGAATAG